ATTAATTCGTAAGTGTCCTCACCATGGGATTCCATTTTGCATCCAGTTGGAGAcgttttataatggtctcaatgcacacaCAAGGTTGGTGGTAGATGTTTTTGGGAATGGTTCTTTCTTGTCGCAGCCTTTTAATGAGGCTTAcgaaatcattgagaggatgGCTAGTAACAATTACCAATGGCCGACAAGTCGAGTAACTTCAGGAAGACGAGTAGCCTGAGTGCATGAAGTGGACGCACTTCATCACTCCCAGCTTAGGTATCTTCTATATCTTTAATGTTGAAATAGTTTACTACTGATGGTTTTAATCCTGTTGCATCTCAAACACCGAATCAATTTGATGTAGTTTCCTACGTATATTGTGGGGATGattattcttttgagaattgtccatcaaatcccgAGTCTATGTATTAAATAGGGAATCAACACCAAAACAAAAGTGGACAAAGAACACAGTCCAACTTCTATaatccttcatggcgtaatcatctaaacttttcttggagtaaccaaggcAATAGATCAAACAACACTTACATGCAGCAAGGACAAAATCGATCCTAAGGGTTTAATCAACAAGCTCTAAAACAACCACAAGCTGAGTCATCTAATAGTTTGAATAACTTTTTGGAGgcgtacatggcaaagaatgatgccttaatccaaagccaagcagcaacactaaaattttggagaatcaaatgggtcagttagctacaGAGCTTTGTAATCGACTACAAGGAGCCTTGTCGAGTGATACaaaaaatccaagaaatttgggtaagGAACATTTAAGGTAGTTTCCTTACGAAGTGGTAAGACTTTATAGCCCAAGATAGTTGAGGTTAAATCTACTGAGAAGGAGGAAAGTTAACCATCAGTTGAAATTCTTGTACTAGAAAAGCTAGAACTTACAAAGGCTGATGAGGTAAAATCTAACCCAGTGAATTCTAATAAGCGAacacattttttatatacaaatttatcTCCTTAGAAAATTCGTCTGATTCAACCcaaagttccatcacctccgTACCCTTAAAAATGCCAACCAAATAAGCAGAAACatgaggtgcaattcaagaagtttttagACGTTCTaaagcaacttcacatcaatATCCCGTTGGtagaggctttagaacaaatgcccAATTATGTCAATTTCATGAAGGACATTCTTTCCAATAAGGAGAGACTTAGTGAGTATAAGACTATCGTCTTAACAAAAGAGTATAGTGTATTCCTACAGAATAAGCTACCTTCCAAATTGAAGGACCCTGGAAGTTTTACCATGCCTAGTAATATTGGagaatcttactgtggtaaagctttgtgcgACTTAGGAGCAaccatcaacttgatgcccaaatatattttcaagcTGTTGGGAATAGGTGAAGTGAGACCCACAACTATGACACTCGAATTGGCGAATCGATCCTTAGCATACCTCGAAGGAAAGATTGAAGATCTTTTTGTAAGAGTAGATAAGTTTACTTTTCCTGCTGACTTTATTGTGTTAGATTGTAAAGCAGATAAGGAagtgccaatcatcctaggaCGACCTTTCCTAGCCACAGGAAGAACATTAATAGATATGCAAAAAGGTGAACTCACCTTCAAGACGATCATGTAACGTTTAATGTTCTTAAAGAGATGAAATTTCCTAATTCAACGAAAAAATGTTCGGTGATGGAGGAGATAGAAACTTTAGTTTTTATGGAATGAGagaataattttgaataagacCCATTAGAGAACACCTTAAGGTGTGAGACATTGGAAGATGAAAAAGGTAATGAAAatatggctttgatggaagccaatccgaGGAACTATGTTAAACTAGCGTTTGAACCATTAGACTCGGAAGTTTGGGAATTTACACAACTGAAGTTGTCAATTGAGGAACTGCCCAAACTTGAACTTAAGGTACTTCATTCCCATTTGGAatacgtttatttaggtaatAGTTCTACTTTTCCTGTGATTATTTCAACAAAACTGATAGAACACcaagaggagcaactaattgcttttttaaagaaatttaaaagggCAATAGGTTGGACCATAGTTGATATTCAACGAATAAACCCTTCCTTTTGTATGCATAAGATTAGTTTAGAGGAGGATGAAAGATCTAGAATTAATGGGAAAATGAGACTCAACCCTATCGCGAAAGAGGTAGTTCGAAAGGAAGTTaccaaatggttagatgcaagAATTATctaccccatctcagatagttcatgggtaagtccggtACAATGTGTACCAAAGAAGGGTGGAATTACGATTGTTGAAAGTGAATGTAATGAGTTAATCCTGACGAGAACTGTCACAGGTTGAAAAATCTATATAGACTACAAGAAATTGAACAAAGCTACTCGGAAGGACCATTTCCCGCTGTCTTTAATGGATTAGAGGTTAGATCGACTGACAGGTAACAAATTTTACTGTTTCTTAGATGCAtattcgggatataaccaaatagttgtagcctcAGAAGACCAACACAAAATGACTTTTGCTTGCCCGTATAGTCCGATTCCTTTTAGGCAAATGCTACATGCCACATTTCAACGATGCATGAAGgaaatatttactgatatggtaaaaaaatttgttgaggttttcatggatgatttttctgtttttggtaaTACTTACGATgtttgtttgagtaatttggttAAGGTACTGAAAAGATGAGAGGAGACAAATCTTGTCCTTAACTGGGAGAAATGCCACTTTATGGTTAAGGAGGGAATTGTCTTAGGACACAAAATTTCCAGAAACGGGATTGAAGTTGACAAAGTGAATGTGGATATAATTGAAAAATTGCCACCTCCAGTCAGTGTTAAAGGAGTTcaaagtttcttaggccatgctagattttaccgaaggtttatttaatatttttcaaaaatttccaagCCTTTCTG
This genomic window from Gossypium raimondii isolate GPD5lz chromosome 10, ASM2569854v1, whole genome shotgun sequence contains:
- the LOC105775560 gene encoding uncharacterized protein LOC105775560 produces the protein MPNYVNFMKDILSNKERLSEYKTIVLTKEYSVFLQNKLPSKLKDPGSFTMPSNIGESYCGKALCDLGATINLMPKYIFKLLGIGEVRPTTMTLELANRSLAYLEGKIEDLFVRVDKFTFPADFIVLDCKADKEVPIILGRPFLATGRTLIDMQKGELTFKTIM